From the genome of Nicotiana sylvestris chromosome 1, ASM39365v2, whole genome shotgun sequence:
gatgttggttgtggacgtccgaccaggttgtggcgggatactcgatcagattctaTTTCAGCTACCTTGAGGCCACTAAGCTTcattcattcaggccttgagtgaaggcgtGCACCGCCTAGTCATCGGAGACCGGGGGTAGTCCCATTCGTTccgtttggaagcgagatacaaattctcgcaatatttcgttctccctctgcttaatcttgaagacgtcagatttccttgttgctactttgatggaaCCGACGTGTGTATctatgaaggagtctgctagcattgCCGACGattctatggagttgggagctaggttgtgataccacgtcatggcccccttcgagagtgttcctccgaacttcttcagtaagacggCCTCGATCTCGTTGTCTTTTATGTTGTTACCCTTTGCTGCATAGGTGTAAGCAGTAACATGTTCATTGGGGTCTGATgtcccgttgtactttgggagttcgggcattctgaatttcggaatgggtttcggggccacTTTTTCGGGGAATGGcctctgtatgaacttcttcgaatccacacctttcaggatcggggATGCATCCGAatctggtcgaccctggagttataggtctcgaccttcttatctTTGGCCactatcattttctcacccgattcgatcctttgggtgaggtcctcgagcatatTTATAATGGCAGGGTCGGCTAGCAAttcgttattgcttgatctctcagGTACCTACTCGActgggggagctgtccccggtTCTACCATGCagggagtcttcgggtggctttgtaGCTGAGCGATAACCAggtgttgtgcctgcaacatttcaaaaataacataaagGCTAACTTCTTGTTCTCCCGAGCTGGGGTTCGTTGGGCTTCCTATTGGTTGCCAAGTCGTATGTTCCTATCgctgtgtgaggtttcgtcgacctgctgtGCATCTTGCGAACCCACATCCGCTGGAATTGGCCCAAGTGCATTGTCTGGGTTCTGTGGTGGCACGCCAATAATTGGAATATacacaccattttctccgtggtcttaaaggttgtcgttctcaactctgttcactGATCCAGACaatttgacctgaaatcgaagatcttggacaagaaaaagtgtgaaagataacttgtgttgtaCGATGAAACCAACAAAacaataatcactattatttttacccccacggtaggcgccaaactgtttaccgtaaaaatgataataagaattaaatttgttgatgagactctaaaaatatgtgatctatttttatgctagttgtttaagtAGTTGATTCTGGATATGTGAAGATAAaggatgaaatgcgagctaaaatagaGTTGTAATCAAACCAAGGGGTTAGCTATTCGGGCCTCGGACCGACCggtgaggggcctcgaggtcgatgcttgGGCTCAGGCTCGAGCTATTGGGGATAATTGGGAGAGGGCTAACAgctaggatataattaaaggaggctctttatgaccaataataagtaataaatgaagaacaagtatgaaagtagtAAATAAGAGCAGCAATATCGagggaatatgttagagagaaaagagagagttcttgtatatatcgtgtagaatagttggagcaacagccgCCTCTACAAAGtggtaaggatcccctttatataggaggggaaatccaacatagtacaaaatgcattaattgtaaaggtatggagatgggacggctagatgcGACACCTTGATACAGGCTCCGGACATGCcgactttgtcagacttagccgcgtgccttgggaatcccctattttactctagcctcgatcaATATTCTCTTtaggtcgggcctcgacgagcttcGAGGGAGAGAACTCGGTCACAGCTTCGCGTCCTCGATGCCTTGAggtgttcttctgaagtgacttaatagcaagaaattggaccctctgattttgccgcatacaaaTGCCTCTCTCAAATCCTACAAACAACAATTGGGATGCCTCTTAGGGATAGTGAAATTAAATGTGCCATGGTttctttcaagtggttcaaagCCCCTGGCCCTAATGGCCTTCACCCTTTCTTCTATAAAAAATACTGGGACATAGTAGGAAATGATGTCATCCAATTCTGCAAAAATTGTTTTTCCACATCAACAATGAATCCAGTCATGAATGAAACCCTCCTGTGCCTCATCCCCAAATGCCCTCGAGCTTCGATGATCAAAAACTACAAGCCCATAGGCTTATGCAATATAGTCTACAAGACAGTGACCAAAATCATTGTCAATAGAATCAAGCCTTACCTATCTCATATCATTAGCCCTAGTCAGGCTAGCTTTCTCTCCAACAGGAAAGCCTCATACAATGCCATCATAGTCCAAGAATACATCACCCACTTTGCAAAAATGAAGGCAAATCCTCTAACATGATTCTATAGATTGATCTGGAAAAGGCTTATAGTCTTTTATTAAGCAAACCCTCCATGCTTTCAAATTCCAAAATACCATCACCAATCTCATCATGTCCTCAGTTCCTCCACCATTTCTGTCATTGTTAATCGAGAGCAAACAAACCATTTTATGCCTACTAGGGTCATCAGACAGGGTGACCCTCTTTTCCCATATCTGTTTATCCTGTGTATAGAAAGACTCTCCAGAGACATTGACAAAAATGTCCTTCAGGGAGAGTGACACCCCATTAGCATTAGCAGAAGTGGCCCTAAGATATCTCATCTATTCTTTGTTGATGATCTAACCCTTTTTGCAATAGCTAACCAAGCCAGTTGTAACACAATTATGAGTActctcaactctttcaacttGACATCTGGGGAAAAGATCAACCTTACCAACTCTAAAGTCTGTTTCAGTGCAAAATTGCCAACCTCACCAAATGGATTTCATCTCGAACACTCTTTCCATTAACGCTTtagcaaattttgaaaaatacccGGGCTTCCCAACTTCCACAAAAGACCAACACACAGTGATTTCCAATTCATCATTGACAATCTCCATTCTAAAATGGCTGGATGGAAAACAAGCATGCTGAACATGACTGGAAGAACTACTTTGGCAAAAGCATCCCTGAACTCCATCACAAATCATGGAATGCAATACATTAAGCTCCCTGCAAAAACAACCAAAGAGATTAATAAAATACAAAGAAATTTCATCTGGGGGTACTACTGCTATTAAAAGAAAGATGTACATTGTCTCCTGGGAAACATTCACTATGACTAAGGCTAAGAGAGGGGAGAGGGGCTGGGAATTCAGAAAGCTGAATTGAAAAACAGAGCCCTTCACTCAGGGCTTTCTTGAAGGCTATATCAGAATCCATCAGTCCTCTGGGAAAAAACACTGATGGCAAAACACTGCAACTGGAGGAACCCCCCTAAAAAAGCTAAGTCCAACACCTGACAATGCATTCTAAAGGGATGCAAAACTTTCATGAAAGCAAAAAGATGGGTAGTGCATTCAGGGAAGGGGGTCAGCTTCTTCAATGACCCTTGGATAAATAACCTCCCAACTATAAGGTCCTTAATAGTAGACCCTTGACAAGAGAAGATATGGCCAAAATCGTAGCTTTTGCTCATAATAATGGAACTTGGGATCTTTTTAGCATCTCTCTTAACATCCCTCAAAACATTCAAAACTCCATCCATAATACCTTCACCTCACCCAACCCAATTAAGGAAGATAGAATAATCTGAGGAGCCGCCTCAAATGGAATCTATTCCACAAAATCAGCTTACTCCCTCCTGGATAGCCTTCAATACCAAAGAGATGAAATCATAAGCAATAATTACTTATGGATCTGGAAACTAAAAGTTCCCAAAAAGATTCAATCATTCTTTTGGCTACTCTTCCATGATAGGTTCCCTACTGGAGCTTTTCTCCATCATGTTAGGATACAACCAGATCCACATGCAACCTTTGCAATCAAGCTAATGAGACATCGGCACACATATTTTTTGAATGCAAAAACTCCAAACCTTTATGGCAAGCAATCATCTCACAAAGCACAAACAACAATATTACTCCTATACCATCATTCACAACTAGGGACAGGCCAAACACATGGGCATTCCTTAAGAAAGAACACTACAACAATATCATCACCTGGAAAGAGCTAATGCCATTTTGCTTCTGGCAAATCTGGCTCACAAGGAACAATAATCTATTCAATAACAGAAAGGAAAGGGTGGACACAAAATGTGCTATAGCTAAGGCAACTGAATATGTAACCATTATGTTGAATAAAGCacccaaaattaaaaaaaatatctgGGTCAAATGGGAGCCACCAAAAATCAACACTTACAAGCTCAACACTGATGGAGCTGCAACATGAAATCTTGGAAGGGGAGGACTGGGAGGAGTCTTCAGAAATGCAAGTGAAAACTGGGTACTAGGCTACATGGGATTCATCCAGTACACCATTAACACTCAGGCAGAATTGCTAGCCATTCTGAAAGGGCTgcaaattgctgaagaaagacAGTTAACACCGTTGGAAATAAACACGAATTCAATTGAGGTAATTAGAATGCTAATCAATGGGAACCTCCTTTTTGACCCACTTATTCATGAATGCATGTCAATCATTCAAAGACTAGGCACCGTGATGGTGAAGCACAACTACAGGGAGACCAACATAGTTGCTGACCTACTGGCAAAAGAGGGCACTAACAAGAACttttttgaagttatttttgtAACAACGGTTCCTCCTGTGTTTGTCACGCATGTCTTTTGGGCATACATTGCAGGAACTGTTTTCAAAAGACAAATTATGAACTGTAATATTGTTAATGATGGCCAGATAGTGGGGAATTTGATATATTCACCTACAAACAATCTGTCTGTAACCCCTAACGGGTAGTTTAGTTTGTTTATTATAAAATGCATCCAGTTTAACCAATATTAAAGGAGGTGCACCTTGTACCTTCTAGTCAAATGTTTGATCCTCATACTTTTTCTTCGTTTAAATCATATTTTGATTAATAAATAGGGTTAAATTCCCATGCTTTTGCCGCTTTTTCTAATTAAATAcacttttttgtttctttcttttttgttttttattggGTATAtgtttttttaactttttttcccTTCTCTTTCTTTAGTCTTTGTTTGGCCTTTAAATTTCTTAAACCAAAAATAAATCTCTCAAATACCCTCTAAGAATGGATCTCTAACGCTCATGGTATACTCTTGAACTTAAAATTTTGAATACGCCTCTAGCTGCTAAATTTAGTGGGCGCTTGGACATACGAATTGTGAAACTCCAGGAAAAAGTGAAAAAAGAATTCAAGTAAAAaaggtatttgaaaattagagttgcgtttggacatgaatataattttgagttgtttttaaatttttgtgagtGGTTGAagtgaattttgaaaaatagctttttggagtttcaaattttcgaaaaatttcatAATTCAAATTTaagtaaaagttaaaatttgcatggTCAAATACTTAAAacgaaaacaaatgaaaaatgtTCATGGGCAAGCAGGCCCTAGTCTTGTACTTAGGAAAAATATGTATAGTGTCCCTGTGGACCAATTGATATTGGTGTTGAGTCATCTCCTTTTGTTTTATTGTAACTTTTTCGAGTGGAGGGGGCAAAGGCCATGAGAAAAGGAATAGGACCGTCTTAAAGTTCACTTTAAATCTTCAAAATGTATGGTATGAATTTTATCTGTGATTAATTAACTTAACCActtgattattattgatgtttttAAACTCAAAAGGCTTGACGTATATAGGAGATTGAACCAAACAACACAATATTTATGTTCAAGTAGATAATTGGATGCCCTTTCTCCTCCTCAAATTCTTGTGGGAACATGATAGTTAATAGATTTAGGAAACAAAAGATTTATATATGCTATTATTTTTTCTTGTATTTGTTTACCACAAAATATTTTCAAGAACAAAAATGCTTTTCTCGCTTATGAATGGAAATCATTTTCCTTACTGCTCTCTTAATTTTTTAACTTCATATATAGTAATCACCTAGATTATCGCTTAGATATATTTATTAATCTGTAGTactaaaaaattcattaaaatacTCTCCTATTTTGTTAATATTATTATCTATTTTTAGTACATATATTTTTTCATACTTTTCATTCACCAATCAAAtataattttttctataaaaataatttttatcctACCAAACAAACACGAATAAAGGGCAGTCCtgtgcggggtccggggaaggaccGGACCACAACGGTCTATtatacgcagtcttaccctgcatttctgcaagaggctatttccacGACTTGAACTCGTGACCTCCTGATCACATGACAATAACTTTACTAGTTACGCCAAGATTCTCCTTCAAATAAATACGAATATTGATTAAATTTGTTATATTTGGACATCAATTAAGTAGCTAGTTTATTAAGGTCATCAATTGAGTGATTGACACTTGGGTCATCAGCTGAGTGACATAAATTCACTATTTCTACATTAACTAAGATAATTtactaagaaaaaagaaaaagcttCTTAACTATTATGGCACTAAACTTATCTTTTTTCTTAACAATGACCAAGTAAACATTCATTAACATAAGCCTTAAGATTTACATTAGATGAACTATTTTCCTTCGTAGATTCCTTAGCCAAATCCTTCCATTTTTGGGCATTCTTTCTCAATTCCTCTCCTTCCTCAGCATCTCCCATTACGATCTCTATACACTTCTGGAACTCGTCTCTTTTAACGATACCTTCTTTATTAGCGTTCACTCTCACACCAATCTTCCAAACATCTTGAATGAGCTTCGCGTTGCAAATTTGATCATTCCAAATCGGGCATGCCACGATTGGCACACCAGAAGCTAAGCTCTCCAGAGTAGAATTCCATCCACAATGAGTCAAGAAACAGCCTACGGACGAGTGTTTTAGGACTTCCATTTGCGAGCACCAACACACTATTCTCCCTATCTTTTCCAATTCATCTTTACAAGTCAACTTTTCCTCGGGTTTTTCCCCATTTAGGGTTTCTCTAATCACCCACAAAAATGGTCTTCCACATTTCAACAATCCTTGACTAATCTCTTCCATCCATTGACTTGATATCTCAGCATAGCTACCAAATGCTATGTAAATAACTGATTTATTCGCCCTTGCATCCAACCACTCCATGTAATTATTTTCACTTTCGATCATATCAGCCGCGAAAAAATTATCTTTTCGATCTTTCTCATCAAGAAAAGATGAAGGAATTAAAGGTCCAATTCCAACCATAGTTACATTTTTCAAAACCCTCAAAGCATTAAGTTCCAATGCATCAAAAGTATTcacaagaattcttggattttcttcACTATTCAATATCTCAATTTGCCTTTTAATTGACTCAACTGCCCAATCATTAGACTTCACATCATCAAACACAAATGAAGGAAAATCACTTGAACTAAGTGAAGGTAAACCTGGTAGCTCAATAATTTGATCCTGAGAATCATAATTCTTGAAATAATTAGCAAAATTAGTAAACCGATAATAATAAATATCAAAAACTGTAGCTGGTTGAATCCAAAATAATGTAGAAGGGATATGTAATTTTTTGGCTACTGAACCAGCCCAATCCATAAGAATAGTGTAAATAACACGTGTAAAGGGGTAACCATTTTTTGCCTTGGATTTAATTAAATTGGCAATAAATTCAGAACCATGAGATTTTATTGCTGAATTGAATAAATGGTAATCATCAAATGAACCTTTGAAATTTCCATCATAGCCATCAGAGAAAGGAGCAAAGGTTAATCCTTctatttttgggagattttttaTGCGATTGAAAGCTGATAGGCTAGAAGATAAAGTGACTTTCACACCtaaattgattaattttttggaaaaTTGAAGGGATGGATTAATATGACCTTGGCCTGGAAATAATGCAATAAGAACATGGCATTCATTTTTCAAGTTTTCCATTTGGTGGATTGGGAGAAGGTGAGGGGTGTGAGTGATAGAATTGTCTAGTAGCATTGGTATGTACTAAGGATTATATGGTTTTAGAGTTTTTATAAGACAATTTTGGACATATAGTGACTGATGACGTCTGTGCTGACACCATACATTTTAATAATTCAATTCATGTACTTCATTTGTTTCCCTAAATAGTTTGATTTTACATAAAATTTAACAAAAATTAAAGACTTAAAAACTTGTGGTATTAAATACAAAAACAACAATAATATAGTAGTTctacaagtgaggtctggggaaggtagagcgtacgcagaccttacccttttctttaaaaaaacaaataaattgttttcgatagaccctctgTTTATGAAAGATAAAGGGAATGGGCAACAATACCAAATTAATCTGACAATTGGAGCGAAAATATAAAATTAACACTAGGTAATACAATCAAATAGTCGAAACAAAGGTAGCAACAAGTAATAACATAAATCTAGGGATACTAAAATACACATAAGACACTATGTGATGTATCAAAGCTACTTTTACAAACAAAGACAACATTCGACAGCCTAACCCTTTATTTTTATTCTCAACCTCCAAACCATAGTATCTTTTGTGTATTTTCATATCCCTAAGTTATATCATTATATTTATTTGGCTATAAATCTGGTTTTTAGACTATGTCAGCCTATTGTATATGCACATTGTTTTTTagtatacacatatatataataAGGCCCCCTTTGGCCATAAAAAAAGTTTACTTTCTTggaaattttttactttttttcaaaattaatatttgaccataaaattttcaaatttcacTTGAAGTTGAATTTTAAAAATTTTCGGAAACTTGGAAAACTCCAAAAAAAAactgttttcaaaattttcacttcaaatcactcacaaaaatttaaaaacaactCCAAATTATATATTCATCTCCAAAcaaaactctaattttcaaatactattttcacttcattttttttttactcttcCTAAAAAATTTTCAATTCTTATGTCTAGACGCCCACTAAAGTTTTTTGGCAAAGCATTGGATGACAGCACTTGTGCCACTACTGGAGGAAAAAACAAGGATATTCTAGCCGTTTTCCTGTCATATCTGAATTTCTTTTAATGTTTCTTTTAAAAGATGATTAATATAGCCAATTAGCCATGGACAGTTTGTATTATGTTCAACCTctaaatttaaaaagaaatgtCTTTAGCGAAAGTAAGAGCGAGAAAGTATATAATATATAGCACGTGATTTTAAACCAAGAATCTGCAGAAAGAGTACagaaacaatcaaataatacagcGTATTCATGCCCCCTTTTTTATTTGTTTGAAGGGTATTAAAGCTGTAATTTGAGAATCTAGCAGTTTTCAGGgaaaataaaaaaggaatttAACAACTATTGTCACGAGAAAGTTTTAAGGAAATCGGACGAAATAGTAGGTATAAAGTAAAttctccaatatttttaaattggtCCAACTTCGTGCCTTTTTTGCATAAACCATATATTCTAATCAACTAGTTGAGAAACAAAGAGCTGCACCGTGGaagatattatatatatatatatatatatatatatatatatatatcgactAGAAAAAGTAAAGAGTAATTTTGGCCGGCTATATTTGTAACTGTGGAGGAGTTATCAGAAGCATGTAAGGTATCCACCACGATGTTATATAAATTCCCAGCACATTTCTACAGCTATAATCATGTGTCTATTTTTCTCTAAGTTTTAAGATTTCAAACACATTATACATACAAACCCTTAACTTTATATAACCACAATACGGTGCTTTACTCTCTGCAGATAGATTTGCTCAACGTGGCTATCTGCTTTGCAGATATAGCCATTATTGATCAGGATTTGCTTCTATCCGCTTCTTTGTGACGAAGTAAATCAAGAACTTCCTAGACGAGCCCCTTTTTAACATACTATTTCAATGACTAGCGCTATAACGTCTATGCTCTAAACGTCACAAAATACATTGTTTAAAGAGATTTTttcctatctataccatatatgaaaccttattaccaaaTACCAGACGAATTTGAAGTAGATATAGCACTAGAAAGAGCAAAGAAACTAGTTAAGAAAAATAAAACTCAGACTTTCCAGTGTAAAGGATGTAAACTTAGAAGGCTAACCTTAAGCGAAGTAGAGGAACACTTTAAGAAATGTGAATTGAGAACAGATAATTGGGGATATAGAAAAGAAGATATTTTACAGAAAAAATCAGAGAAATTAGATAAATTTTTTGATGAAATACAAGATAGTTATGAAGAAACAGAAACTGAATCCTTAATAAGCCTAAAAGAATTGATGGAATCAACTAGTTCTAGCCCAAGCCCTTTCCAAAGAACAACCTATCAAAGCACAGTAGATACTAGCACAGGTAATGTACCTCGACAAAAAGTTTACAGAATAGATCAAGAAACGGAAATAGAAAATGTAAAACCGTCAGGAAAAAGAATGCCTATAGAAGAACCTATAAGACTACAGGAAGGAGGAAGTAAgggtaaaatattaaatatagcAGCTCATGATCCACAAATGTGGAACTCAGTAATAGACCTATGGAAAGGAATAGTAGTAGCGGACTTTATAAAAACTTATAATGATACAGATGCAGAAACAATGTATAAATATATGGAAACTTTCTTAGGAGAATCAACCAAAGGCCTATGGGAAGCCTATAAAACAGAATTCCCACAAGATTTCCAAATGTTAATAGCAATGGGAGCAAATCCTTATAATTTTACAAATAAGATACATAATTTAATTACAGGAGAAGATCCAAATAGTGGATTAGTAGTATTAcagaaaaatgctttaataaaactagaacaattaagtataagtagttggtttcatataaaaaagtttttaaatgactatttttattattgtactATAAGCGGGAATGCTTTCGATCAGAATTTAGGTAAAAATTTATTCAATAAATTACCAGGagttttaggaagagaaatagaagaaagatTGTATAAAAGAGAAGGAGTAATACAGAATCCTCATGCAAAATGGTCTATAGGACATAAAATACAACATATAATGGAAGTACTACAAGAAAAATGTACTAATCTACAAATACAGaagcaattaaaacaaaataatatGAGTTTTTGTAGATCGACTGGATACACAACGCAGAGTTATGATAAAAATGAGTATAAAAGGAAATAATATAGAAAATATAAACCGCAATACAATAAAGGATATAATAGAAAAAATTATTATCTTAGAAAATCATCAGCTAGAAAGCCATATTTAGACAAAGATAGACATGTAAGGAAATATAGAACAGacagaaattataaataaattagAATGCTTTACTTGTGGTAGTGTTGAACATCTGGCAAATACATGCCCAAAGAGAATTAATAATAAAACAACGAATTCACAGTTAATAGAAGATTTTCAAGAAACTTTAATAAATGTAGATGAATATATGTCAGATAATGAAAGCATATACTCAATAGTAAGTgtagaaatagaagaaaaaacCCCGATTGACACCTAAGAATCAGAAGAAGACGATCTAATAAATGAAGTGGGATTAGAAAGTCTAAATCTAGAAGAAAATAATTTTGCAAATATATCAGAAGAATGTGCCCATAATTTCGAAAGAAATAAAGGGTTAGATAGTAACCAATGTTTTATATGTAAATGGTACCCAAGTAGAAATAAAAGAGCTAAATGTAAACTATGCTATTTAGAAGGATGTATAACTTGTATAGAAAAAGATTTTgaaactaaaataaataaagaagaaaaatatcaaaaaacaaGTAATCCTACAATAAACTTGAGAATAATGACATTAGATGCCAGAATAAATGAATTAGAAAAAAGAAtacaaaaaatggaaaagagaaaagaaaaattagaAGATATAAAAGAAAGCATAACAACAGTAGAAGAAGAACTAATGAATATAGAAAGTTATGATGCACTCATATGTAATGAGGATAAAAGGTTAAGTACAATAAAAATCCTAAcaagaatcaaaatagaagatTATGAAATAGAAACCTTAGCTCTAGTAGATTCTGGATGCACAAGATgcataataaataaaagaatagtTCCCCCAAATCTGATAAAAACTTTAGACAAACCAGTTGCAGCCATGCAAATGGATGGAACTCATAATATATATAAACATTATATAGATAAATCACAGATAAGTTTTATAAATACATGCTTAGATTTTTATAAACCAAGCTATAAAGTAGATAAAATTTGGGTAAGAGATTTAAATATAAACGTAGATTTTGTATTAGGATTAAGTTTTATGTTACATAATAATGGTAGTTGTCTAATAAGTAGGGATGGAGTAATATTCTTTAAAAATCTTACAAAAACACCAGTACAAACAATAGAAACTGCAACTAGAATAAGAACAAGACTAAATGCAAGCCAGAACAACTTAGAAAACCAAGAAGAATGTTGTAAAGattgtaaagataaaaatacatgttgtaaAGACTTAAAATAATCTAAAACCTTAATattagaagaagatgaaaatagaGATATATTAGAAAAAGATTATACCTTAATAGACATAGAAACAGAACTATACAATTTTAAAACAGGACTACAAAAAATAGGAATAATAAGAAGATCTACCTCTAAGCATAGGTCTGCAGCTTTTATGGTAAGAAATCATAGCGAAATAATAAGAGGAAAAGCAAGAATGGTAATAAATTACAAAAGACTTAATGATAACACTAGAACAGATGGATATAAGCTACCAGATAAGACAGAATTAATAAATAGAATACAAGGAAAAAAGatatttagtaaatttgactgtaaatcaggatatTGGCAAGTAAAAATGCATGAAGAAAGCATTGAATGGACAACATTTACCTGTCTAGAAGGACATTTTGAATGGTtagtaatgccatttggattaaagaCAGCTCCACCAATTTTCCAACGAAAAATGGATAATATATTTGGAGAATATAAGAGATTTGTCttggtatatgtagatgatatattagtatttaGTAAAGATATTAAAGAACATTTAGGACATCTACAGACTGTATTTAGATTATTTGTTGACAATGGAATAATAATTAGTAAAAAGAAAATGGaattatgcaaaaattatataaacTTTCTAGGAGTAATTTTAGGGGatggaaaaataaaattacaacccCATATTGCTAAAAAGGCCCTAGAAATGCCAGATAAACTAGATAACACCAAAGAATTACAAAACTTCTTAGGTATAGTGAACTATGCGAGAAATTTTATAAAAGATTTAGGAAAAATAGCGGGGCCATTATATGCTAAGACAGGCTCTACAGGACAAAAACACTTTAACACAGAAGACATTAAACTAgtaaaaaagataaa
Proteins encoded in this window:
- the LOC104217303 gene encoding UDP-glycosyltransferase 75C1-like isoform X2; translated protein: MAMMEISKDQIIELPGLPSLSSSDFPSFVFDDVKSNDWAVESIKRQIEILNSEENPRILVNTFDALELNALRVLKNVTMVGIGPLIPSSFLDEKDRKDNFFAADMIESENNYMEWLDARANKSVIYIAFGSYAEISSQWMEEISQGLLKCGRPFLWVIRETLNGEKPEEKLTCKDELEKIGRIVCWCSQMEVLKHSSVGCFLTHCGWNSTLESLASGVPIVACPIWNDQICNAKLIQDVWKIGVRVNANKEGIVKRDEFQKCIEIVMGDAEEGEELRKNAQKWKDLAKESTKENSSSNVNLKAYVNECLLGHC
- the LOC104217303 gene encoding UDP-glycosyltransferase 75C1-like isoform X1, which produces MLLDNSITHTPHLLPIHQMENLKNECHVLIALFPGQGHINPSLQFSKKLINLGVKVTLSSSLSAFNRIKNLPKIEGLTFAPFSDGYDGNFKGSFDDYHLFNSAIKSHGSEFIANLIKSKAKNGYPFTRVIYTILMDWAGSVAKKLHIPSTLFWIQPATVFDIYYYRFTNFANYFKNYDSQDQIIELPGLPSLSSSDFPSFVFDDVKSNDWAVESIKRQIEILNSEENPRILVNTFDALELNALRVLKNVTMVGIGPLIPSSFLDEKDRKDNFFAADMIESENNYMEWLDARANKSVIYIAFGSYAEISSQWMEEISQGLLKCGRPFLWVIRETLNGEKPEEKLTCKDELEKIGRIVCWCSQMEVLKHSSVGCFLTHCGWNSTLESLASGVPIVACPIWNDQICNAKLIQDVWKIGVRVNANKEGIVKRDEFQKCIEIVMGDAEEGEELRKNAQKWKDLAKESTKENSSSNVNLKAYVNECLLGHC